One genomic segment of Culturomica massiliensis includes these proteins:
- the dnaN gene encoding DNA polymerase III subunit beta, which produces MKFVVSSNTMLTRLQAVSKVIGGKPVQPILDNILLVAADGVLYATASDKETTMEAKIELESLEQEGRMTIPAKILLDMLKEFPEQPLTFDIDETTNEVRIISEKGEFSVRGESAEDYPIQGAPEGENTTFETKCGLMLDGIVKSIFATANDDLRPVMNCILIEMNEDNFTFVASDAHKLVRYKRFDAKSENGQYSLILPKKPALMLKNILPKDDAALQISFNEKMACFIFGDYRMTSTLVEGRFPNYNSVIPQNNPKKVIIEKKELYNSLRRVSVMANQASNLVKFDLSGGKLTISAQDVDYSMSGHETLSCQYDGEEIAIGFKSPFVQEILANIESENVVLELSDPTRPGLFLPFENEDSGEDLLMLLMPMMV; this is translated from the coding sequence ATGAAATTTGTTGTATCAAGTAATACAATGCTTACCCGTTTGCAGGCAGTGAGTAAAGTAATCGGTGGAAAACCGGTGCAGCCGATTTTGGATAATATCCTGTTGGTTGCTGCTGACGGTGTTTTATATGCGACGGCTTCCGACAAGGAGACGACCATGGAAGCGAAAATCGAATTGGAAAGTCTGGAACAGGAAGGACGTATGACTATTCCGGCAAAGATATTGCTGGATATGTTGAAGGAATTTCCGGAGCAACCTCTGACATTCGATATCGACGAAACAACGAATGAAGTGAGAATCATTTCGGAAAAAGGGGAGTTTTCCGTGCGGGGGGAAAGTGCTGAAGATTATCCGATACAGGGAGCCCCGGAAGGAGAAAATACCACATTCGAAACCAAATGCGGCCTGATGCTTGACGGTATCGTAAAATCGATTTTTGCAACGGCTAATGACGATTTGCGTCCGGTGATGAATTGCATTCTGATCGAAATGAATGAAGATAATTTTACCTTCGTAGCTTCCGATGCTCATAAACTTGTCAGATATAAACGTTTCGATGCCAAGAGCGAAAACGGACAGTACTCATTGATATTGCCGAAAAAGCCGGCTTTGATGCTGAAAAATATTCTGCCCAAAGATGATGCTGCCTTGCAGATTTCCTTCAATGAAAAAATGGCTTGTTTTATATTCGGAGACTACCGAATGACCTCTACCTTGGTTGAAGGACGTTTCCCGAACTATAATTCGGTCATCCCGCAGAATAATCCGAAGAAAGTAATTATCGAGAAAAAAGAATTATACAATTCTTTGCGTCGGGTATCTGTGATGGCTAATCAGGCCAGTAATCTGGTGAAATTCGATTTGTCAGGCGGTAAACTGACGATTTCCGCCCAGGATGTCGATTATTCCATGTCCGGTCATGAAACTTTGAGTTGCCAGTATGACGGAGAAGAGATTGCTATTGGCTTTAAATCTCCTTTTGTACAGGAAATTCTGGCCAATATAGAATCGGAAAATGTTGTTTTGGAATTGTCCGATCCTACCCGGCCCGGCTTGTTCCTGCCCTTCGAAAATGAAGATAGCGGGGAAGATTTGCTGATGCTGTTGATGCCGATGATGGTTTGA
- a CDS encoding 3'-5' exonuclease, translating to MELNLANPLVFFDLETTGINIAKDRIVEISVLKVYPNGKEEQKTMRVNPEIPIPAEATAVHGITNEDVKDCPTFKQIAKELARYIEGCDLGGYNSNRFDIPLLAEEFLRVGLDFDMRKRKFVDVQTIFHKMEQRTLSAAYRFYCDKCLEDAHTAAADTFATYEVLKAQLDRYNEKLENNVEFLSKFSTQNNNADFAGFIVYNDKGVEVFNFGKNKGIPVEQVLKEQPGYYAWMLNSDFPLYTKKILTEIKLRSAGMLNH from the coding sequence ATGGAATTGAATTTAGCCAATCCTCTTGTATTTTTCGATTTAGAGACAACGGGTATTAATATAGCCAAAGACCGGATTGTTGAGATTTCCGTACTTAAAGTTTATCCGAACGGAAAAGAAGAGCAAAAGACCATGCGGGTGAATCCGGAAATACCTATCCCGGCAGAGGCAACTGCGGTACATGGCATTACGAACGAAGATGTGAAAGATTGCCCTACTTTTAAGCAAATAGCTAAGGAATTGGCTCGCTATATCGAAGGATGTGATCTGGGGGGATACAACTCCAATCGCTTCGATATTCCTTTGTTGGCAGAGGAATTTTTGCGTGTGGGATTGGATTTTGATATGCGGAAACGGAAATTTGTAGACGTTCAGACGATTTTTCATAAAATGGAGCAACGGACATTGTCCGCTGCTTACCGGTTTTATTGTGACAAGTGTCTGGAAGATGCACATACGGCTGCTGCCGATACCTTTGCTACTTATGAGGTGTTGAAAGCCCAATTGGATCGTTATAACGAGAAATTGGAAAATAATGTTGAATTTTTAAGTAAATTTTCGACACAGAACAACAATGCCGATTTTGCCGGATTTATCGTATACAATGATAAGGGGGTGGAAGTTTTCAATTTCGGTAAAAATAAAGGTATCCCGGTGGAACAGGTGTTGAAGGAACAACCGGGCTATTATGCGTGGATGCTGAACAGTGATTTTCCTTTGTATACCAAGAAAATTTTGACGGAAATCAAGTTGCGTAGTGCAGGAATGCTGAACCACTGA
- the gldG gene encoding gliding motility-associated ABC transporter substrate-binding protein GldG, which yields MRELIRKELKGFFASLSGYVVLCFFLVANGLFLWVIPGMYNIPGSGLADLQPFFSLAPVLYLFLVPVLCMRLFAEEKRTGTLELLLTRPVSVLRIVTAKYLSGFLLVLFSILPTLIYPLSLWFLAQPEGHIDVGGIMGSYIGLVFLSGMYVAASVWASSVTENQIVAFLYGLVLSFLLLSGFDFLSDLPALSEFQNFILKLGVNYHYEPMSRGVIALEDVTYFLTVIAFFIWLTVRKYHGARKWKAVYVLPALLLLNVAAVHLYIRADITDDKRYTLSENTRQLLKNLDRGIGVDIFLAGNLPPGMQKLQYATTRMLEEFRRITGNKLRYSVTNPAEIQDKEEQKQLVRYLAERGIMPVNLSRTTEDETLSQQFIFPGLLVYDDSTEVSLSLLQNVPGYAAEENINHSIEALEYELTKALRLVTRKEKKAVAFLTGHGELPYKEVEDIARTLAYYYRVDFVSPDTLAADLSYYRALIIAGPTKEFPEKDKYILDQYVMNGGRILWCIDEVDVNHDVLKEQETTYAVYRPLHIEDMLFKYGVRINPDILLDGNCVLVPVVTGMHGNTPEYSPAPWYFSPLLIPQRNAVTAGIQPVRVDYANTIDTVGGKEGLKKSVLLASSRYAAAMKTPCPVSLSITEEKMTEDRFNKRYLPVAVMLEGGFESVYRYGRRFGDAVKAEFKPESGYNRMIVIADADVLRNKVYGTGENARTIPLGYDEYSGRVYGNRDFILNCINTLCDDEGWMALRGRNLSLYLLDKTRLKGERTYWEMLNLLLPLGLVLMGGGIFWFVRKRKYGRI from the coding sequence ATGCGTGAGCTTATACGGAAGGAGTTAAAGGGTTTTTTTGCCTCGTTGTCGGGGTATGTCGTATTGTGTTTTTTCCTGGTAGCGAACGGTTTGTTTCTTTGGGTAATTCCCGGAATGTACAACATTCCCGGAAGCGGCCTGGCCGATCTTCAACCTTTCTTTTCACTGGCTCCCGTATTGTATTTGTTTCTGGTACCCGTACTCTGTATGCGTTTGTTTGCAGAGGAAAAAAGAACGGGTACGCTGGAATTATTGCTTACCCGTCCGGTTTCCGTTCTCCGGATTGTAACCGCTAAATATTTATCCGGCTTTTTACTGGTCTTGTTTTCAATATTGCCGACCCTGATATATCCGCTCAGTTTGTGGTTCTTGGCACAGCCGGAAGGACATATCGACGTCGGTGGAATTATGGGGTCCTATATCGGCCTTGTGTTTTTGTCCGGTATGTATGTTGCTGCGAGCGTATGGGCTTCTTCGGTAACGGAAAACCAAATCGTGGCTTTTTTATACGGATTGGTATTGTCCTTCCTATTGTTGTCCGGATTCGATTTTCTGAGTGATTTACCCGCATTGTCCGAATTTCAGAACTTTATATTGAAACTGGGTGTAAATTACCATTATGAACCGATGTCCCGGGGGGTAATTGCGTTGGAAGACGTTACCTATTTTCTGACTGTCATTGCTTTTTTTATATGGCTTACGGTACGGAAATATCACGGTGCCCGAAAATGGAAAGCGGTTTATGTACTACCGGCATTGCTGTTGCTGAATGTAGCCGCTGTTCATCTGTATATACGGGCCGATATTACAGACGATAAACGTTATACCTTGTCTGAAAATACCCGTCAACTGCTCAAAAATTTAGACCGGGGGATCGGTGTGGATATTTTTCTGGCAGGAAATCTGCCTCCCGGCATGCAGAAGTTACAATACGCTACGACCCGTATGCTGGAAGAATTCCGGCGTATTACGGGGAATAAACTGCGCTATTCGGTGACGAATCCGGCAGAGATACAGGATAAGGAAGAACAGAAACAACTGGTTCGTTATCTTGCCGAACGGGGGATTATGCCGGTAAACCTCAGCCGGACGACGGAGGACGAGACCCTTTCCCAGCAATTTATCTTTCCCGGTTTGCTGGTGTATGACGATTCGACGGAAGTCAGTCTCAGTTTGTTGCAAAACGTTCCGGGATATGCGGCAGAAGAGAATATCAACCATTCTATCGAAGCTTTGGAATATGAATTGACCAAGGCCTTGCGTCTGGTGACACGTAAAGAGAAAAAAGCCGTGGCCTTCCTGACCGGTCACGGGGAATTACCTTATAAGGAGGTTGAGGATATAGCACGGACATTGGCTTATTACTACCGGGTCGACTTTGTGAGTCCCGATACCCTGGCTGCCGATTTATCGTATTACCGGGCATTGATTATTGCCGGACCGACAAAGGAATTTCCGGAGAAAGATAAATACATCCTGGATCAGTATGTGATGAATGGTGGGCGTATATTGTGGTGTATCGATGAGGTGGATGTTAATCACGATGTATTGAAAGAGCAGGAAACGACTTATGCCGTGTACCGGCCTCTCCATATTGAGGATATGCTGTTTAAATACGGGGTGCGGATCAATCCCGACATTTTACTGGATGGGAATTGTGTGTTGGTGCCTGTAGTGACGGGTATGCATGGGAATACGCCGGAATATAGTCCGGCTCCCTGGTATTTTTCTCCTTTGCTGATACCCCAAAGAAATGCGGTGACTGCCGGTATACAGCCGGTACGTGTCGATTATGCCAATACGATAGACACGGTAGGCGGAAAAGAAGGGTTGAAAAAAAGTGTGTTGCTTGCCTCTTCCCGCTATGCTGCTGCAATGAAAACACCCTGTCCGGTGTCCTTGTCCATCACGGAAGAAAAGATGACGGAGGATCGGTTCAATAAGCGCTATCTGCCCGTCGCCGTGATGCTGGAAGGCGGTTTCGAATCCGTATACCGTTATGGACGGCGGTTCGGAGATGCCGTAAAAGCTGAATTTAAGCCGGAAAGCGGTTATAACCGGATGATTGTAATTGCCGATGCTGATGTTTTGCGAAATAAGGTATACGGGACGGGGGAGAATGCCCGTACAATTCCGTTGGGCTATGACGAATACAGTGGCCGCGTATACGGTAACCGTGATTTTATATTGAATTGCATCAATACCCTTTGTGACGATGAAGGGTGGATGGCTCTGCGGGGACGTAACCTTTCTCTCTATCTTTTGGATAAAACCCGTTTAAAGGGGGAACGTACCTATTGGGAGATGTTGAATTTATTGCTGCCTCTCGGTTTGGTACTGATGGGTGGGGGTATTTTCTGGTTCGTCAGGAAACGAAAATACGGGCGTATCTGA